GGCTTTTACGGAACTACCGGCCTAGCCGGTAGTTTTCAGTTATACAAAAAAGCCCCGCAGTTCCAAACTGCGAGGCTTTTTCTGTTTAAATCGTCCCGACGTACTAACCGACTAACGCCGTCTTCACCTGCTGAATGAAAGCCATTTCTTCCGGAGAAACGTTAGTTTCATTATTGTCTTCCTTGGAGGCGCCAGCCACGCGAAGCATAGCTTCCAGAACCTTGCCCTTGAATTCAGCAGATTCACCCTTCAAGGCATTCACGCAAGCCGTGGTGCGTTCCTTGGCATTGATGTAGCAGCCATAGGTACTGTTAAATTCATCCCAGCTTACATCCGGGGTCAATTCGTCGTGAATCTTGTCCAGTTCATCGCTTTCAGCTTCTGTTGCAGAAGAAGAACCAGGCAGCAACTTTTCCGTTTCAGTTTCGTGGAAAAGACAAGCCACCTGCCAGGAAAGGACCAAAAGAGCAAGATTCGGATTCATTTACACCTCGTATTGTTTTTCTTAAAGATATATAAAATCTTGAAAATTATGAGAATGCAAATCCATAGAATTTGACGATAAATCAAGAAAAGCCCCGTTCATCTATCATCATTTTCAATTTTTAACCCCACGATCCACCATTCTCGTAATTCATACTTCATAATTCACAATTTTTACTATATTCCAGCACATGGCATACGTAGCAATGGCCCGAAAGTGGCGTCCCCAGTCTTTCTCTGACATGGTTGGTCAGGAACATATCGCACAAACCCTTCAGAACGCAATTGAAGGGGGACGCTTGCACCATGCATTCCTGTTTACCGGAACCCGCGGTGTAGGTAAGACCACCAGTGCCCGTATCCTCGCCCGTACTTTGAACTGCACCGGCGGCGACCCCCTCCACCCCTGTGGCGAATGCCCCAGCTGTAAGGATTTTGCCGGCGGCAATCCCATGGACATTTTCGAAATCGATGCTGCTTCCAACACTGGCGTGGACAACATCCGTGACGTGATTGAACGTGTGCAGTACCCGCCCGTTATCGGCAAGTACAAGATTTTCATTATCGACGAAGTCCACATGCTCTCTACCGGCGCCTTCAACGCATTGTTGAAGACTCTCGAAGAACCGCCTGAACATGTGATTTTTATCTTCGCAACCACAGAAGTCAACAAGGTGCCGCAGACTATCCTTAGCCGCGTGCAGCGTTTCGACTTCAAGCGCCTATCCGTTGAACAGGTCCGCAGCCGCCTCCGCTTCATTTGCGAACAGGAAGGCATCAATGCCTCCGACGAAACCTTGGACGTCTTTGCCGAAAAGGCAGACGGTTCCATGCGTGACGGCCTCACCTACTTCGACCAGGCTTATGCATTTACCGGCAGCGAAATGACCGCCGATGCCGTACGTAGCGTCCTGGGCATTCCTCCCGTAGAACTTTTCTTCACGTTGATCAACGCCATCGAAGCACATGACCTTAAGGCCTGCTTCAAGATGGTGGACGATGCTTGCAAGCGCGGCATCGAATTCACTCCGCTTCTGGATGGTTTCGGCAAATTCCTCCGCAACTTGCTCTACACCCGCCTGGACGCCTTCACCCCCGACGTGCTCAACGTTTCCGAAGAACTTTACACCAAGTACAAGAGCTCTGTACCGGGCCTCAAGAACGGCGACCTTCTTCGCATCAGCAAGATGCTCATCGACCTTCAGGCAGCACTCCGCTACAGCACCAATCCCCGTCTCCTGGTGGAAACGACCTTCGCCCGCATGGCTTGGCTGGACCACCTCACAGACCTGCGACGTGCGTTAGCTGCCATTAACGACCCCACGAAAGCCTCCGGTTCCGCTGACCAAGAGGCGTTAAAAAAAAAAGTAACTGAAGTCAGCACCATGTTGGACGCCCAGGAAGAAGCCAAGGCGCTCCGGCAGAAGAATGAAAATCCCTTTGCAGCCATGCAGCAGGGTATTGCTGGTGGTTATAGCGCAAGCAACTTCGACGACCGCAATTCAGACGCCTTCGGCGACTCTGGTTTCGGCGACTACGGAAGCGGTTCCAGCGGTTACAACGGCCCTGTCTACACCCGTTACGAAATTGCGGCCGCCTGGAACTCCATCAAGGCCCGCATTGCCGACGACTACGACTTCAATTTCTCCGTGACATTGAACGAAACTGTTCTGGAAACCGGAAACCAGCAAATCACCCCCTTCCCTGTCAGGCTGACCTTCGTTAGCGACAGAGCTGGAAACGACAACTGGGGCGTCCGTCAGATGGAGGAACACCCGGAATATATCGAAAGGGTAAAGCAGATCCTGGAAGAAAGGCTCCAGACTCCCGTAGACCTTTCCATCGGAACCCGCGCCTACACCGAAAGCGAACTCCACCAGAAGCGTCAGGCACAAATGTCTCCCTTCGAGCTGGACAAGCAAAACGACTCCGGCCTCGCCCGACTCATCGATGTCTTCAACGCGGAACTGATCTACTCCGCCAAGGTGAAAAAACAGGTCATCGAGCAGCAGCCCGACGAGCAGATGCAGGACCAGGAAGACTAAGGCACAGCTTTTCGCGCACCAGCCCGACTTCGCGCCACTCCCAGCCCGCAACCAAGATTCAAATTTTATAAGTTTAAACAGAAAAAACAAAATAGAGGATTATTCTTATGGATATGAGCAAAATGTTGAGAGACCTTCAGAAGATGCAGAGCAAGATGATGAAGGCTCAGAACGACCTTAAGGCAACCAGCTTCGAAGCAGAAGCCGGCGGTGGCATGGTCAAGGTCGCCATGAACGGTAAGGGTGTGGTCACCATGATCAAGATCAACCCGGACGCCGTGGACAAGGACGACGTGGAAGCTCTGGAAGACCTGCTCATGGCCGCCATCAACGCTGCAGTCAAGAAGAAAGATGACGCCACCCAGTCCAGCATCTCCGACATTACCGGCGGCATGAAGATCCCCGGCATGATGTAATTTCAAGCGGTTCCGACGCGATTATAATTTACGCAAATTTTGCGTAAATCATCCCGTTCGCCTTGTCGGTTTTACACTTTTCGTAAGCCCTTTGGCCCAACTTTCAAAAGCCTCCTTTCAGGGGGCTTTTTTGCGTTTTTTCACGAAATATGACAAAAATCATATTCCTATGTCATTTCATCGGCTTATACGGCATTTCATCGGCAAAGTTGACCTTTCGCCCTTTTATCATTTATACAATTTTTTTACATTTGGGCCGTAAAAAATAATATAGGAGATATAATGTCTAGACAACTTACTATCTCGGCACCTCTAGCTTTTACAATGGCCCTGGGCATGGCCTGCCAGGCCTTCGCAGGTCAGATTTATACCCGCGAAGATGCAATCCGCATCGCCATGGAAAAGTCTTCAGACATCAAGGCTGCAGAAGAAGAATTGATTACCGCAAACTCCCAGGTGGAAGGCGGTTATGGCAACGCCTACCCCTCCGTGGACTTGAGCGCCACCGTCACCCGTGTTTTCGGCTTGAAGGATGTTGTACCAAGTACCCAAATGATCGATCAGTACAACACATTCTATCCCGATAGCACCGGCTGGATGGCGCTTCCCACCACCGGACAAGTCGTACCCACGAATTTTGACGGTGTAGCAGCGATGGGCATCGATGGACTTGTCACCGGCATGAAATCCCAGGCATACCGCTGGCAGTCCAACGTGAATCTTTCCGTGACCCAGATTCTCTATGCAGCCGGTAAGGTGGGCGTGGGTATCGACATTGCCAAGACTGCAAAGCGTTTGCAGGAAGTAAACTTGGACAATACCAAGGCAAAAGTTCGCTACGACGTAGAA
The Fibrobacter sp. genome window above contains:
- the dnaX gene encoding DNA polymerase III subunit gamma/tau gives rise to the protein MAYVAMARKWRPQSFSDMVGQEHIAQTLQNAIEGGRLHHAFLFTGTRGVGKTTSARILARTLNCTGGDPLHPCGECPSCKDFAGGNPMDIFEIDAASNTGVDNIRDVIERVQYPPVIGKYKIFIIDEVHMLSTGAFNALLKTLEEPPEHVIFIFATTEVNKVPQTILSRVQRFDFKRLSVEQVRSRLRFICEQEGINASDETLDVFAEKADGSMRDGLTYFDQAYAFTGSEMTADAVRSVLGIPPVELFFTLINAIEAHDLKACFKMVDDACKRGIEFTPLLDGFGKFLRNLLYTRLDAFTPDVLNVSEELYTKYKSSVPGLKNGDLLRISKMLIDLQAALRYSTNPRLLVETTFARMAWLDHLTDLRRALAAINDPTKASGSADQEALKKKVTEVSTMLDAQEEAKALRQKNENPFAAMQQGIAGGYSASNFDDRNSDAFGDSGFGDYGSGSSGYNGPVYTRYEIAAAWNSIKARIADDYDFNFSVTLNETVLETGNQQITPFPVRLTFVSDRAGNDNWGVRQMEEHPEYIERVKQILEERLQTPVDLSIGTRAYTESELHQKRQAQMSPFELDKQNDSGLARLIDVFNAELIYSAKVKKQVIEQQPDEQMQDQED
- a CDS encoding YbaB/EbfC family nucleoid-associated protein; its protein translation is MSKMLRDLQKMQSKMMKAQNDLKATSFEAEAGGGMVKVAMNGKGVVTMIKINPDAVDKDDVEALEDLLMAAINAAVKKKDDATQSSISDITGGMKIPGMM